A single window of Coffea eugenioides isolate CCC68of chromosome 7, Ceug_1.0, whole genome shotgun sequence DNA harbors:
- the LOC113777166 gene encoding uncharacterized protein LOC113777166, which yields MERYVTEEDVLFCLAVVEEMDSLRRSVAAERRKVVVDVLLLRRGERNCGAFFCDRSSGRDRLGSLWSPVRAFAEGGIWGIFCADVVVLIPPDGEREPCSGHARKLGQSFQGDRDCIWARGIQGTGAVKRPLLVAWDRPPAPYLKLNTDASVGIYGAFGGGVVRSSEGTVIFAFYKEFGEVGVVHAEALALMAGLTLCRDRQMIDIRVESDSGTLVQMVNLGALARWPVCNVLRNIRGLVTELGASLCHIYRQANMVADSLASLQLGQDQVYTGEELLPRRVRRFIRLDSLGIPYVRA from the exons ATGGAGCGCTATGTTACCGAAGAAGATGTCCTTTTTTGTTTGGCGGTTGTTGAGGAAATGGATTCCCTTAGACGTTCAGTTGCAGCGGAAAGGCGTAAAGTTGTGGTCGACGTGCTCTTGCTGCGAAGGGGCGAGCGAAACTGCGGAGCATTTTTTTGTGACCGATCCAGTGGCCGCGACCGTTTGGGGTCACTTTGGTCACCAGTTCGGGCTTTTGCGGAGGGGGGTATATGGGGTATCTTCTGTGCTGATGTCGTGGTTCTTATCCCACCCGATGGTGAGCGAGAACCATGTTCAG GGCATGCACGGAAGTTGGGGCAGTCATTTCAGGGCGATAGGGATTGTATTTGGGCTAGAGGGATTCAGGGAACGGGGGCGGTGAAGCGGCCGCTCCTTGTAGCATGGGACAGGCCCCCTGCGCCATATCTGAAACTGAATACAGATGCCAGTGTCGGAATATATGGGGCATTCGGTGGTGGCGTGGTCCGGTCGAGCGAGGGCACGGTGATCTTTGCATTTTACAAGGAGTTCGGGGAGGTTGGTGTGGTCCACGCAGAGGCACTGGCATTGATGGCCGGGTTAACCCTATGTCGCGACAGACAAATGATTGACATTAGGGTAGAGAGCGACTCTGGGACTCTCGTCCAGATGGTTAATTTGGGAGCTTTGGCACGCTGGCCGGTATGTAACGTTTTGAGGAATATACGGGGCTTAGTGACAGAATTGGGGGCATCACTTTGCCACATCTATCGGCAAGCTAATATGGTAGCAGATTCTCTAGCTTCTTTGCAGCTGGGCCAAGACCAGGTGTACACCGGTGAAGAGTTACTTCCACGTAGGGTTCGCCGTTTCATACGTTTAGATAGCCTTGGGATTCCTTATGTTAGAGCGTAA
- the LOC113777167 gene encoding uncharacterized protein LOC113777167, with protein MEEFNESMFRCGLSAMDFDGSKFTWTNGSLWQRLDRALTNGRWMEAYPVSRVSHLARGCSDHAPLLVKCTPRMGASSLASFRFLNVWARHPGFLAVVSETWGTEVSGVGMTRFFNKLTQVRNRLRQWSRETFGDIASRVKEAEGVYRQWEEEYDRNRDDTSRTLLNEARAVYTRELGIECEFWRQKSAIKWLREGDANTSFFHSVVRQRRNSNFIARIKDAKGRWCDTGQHIKDSATDFFARLFTSDSAFRGSFPALPFEVPQVDSACNDNLKAALTVEEVREAVFAMEVNSAPGPDGFGVGFYQICWKIVQDDLVEAVQDFFKGVGQPRVLVNGEPAGHFKSSRGVRQGDPLSPALFLFVAEFLGRGIHDLFLAKESRFFASAGSRVPYLAFVDDILVFTRCSAEALAAIKQFLWQYQTWSGQKVNVEKSSFTPASGMAMEQIQLVQSILGFRQLGLPFRYLGVSLVKGRLSCVTFDGLLAKVRQRLFHWSSKLLSRGGKIILIRHVLSSIPLHLLQVVQPPKAVTIALRRICNTFLWDHSTTEQRVHWAAWEKVCFPVGEGGLGFRSFEDMIKAFSCKLWWKLRKKDSAWAEFMHYKYIRGRHPALVDVDRPPFPGGAWQKSGSMQRGGFFGVWERAWCIFGRIDAATNFPTFEGPNGLGGVCLWGLHGLSGGGGPAPEREFLYGE; from the exons ATGGAGGAATTTAATGAGTCAATGTTCCGCTGTGGTTTATCCGCAATGGACTTTGACGGCTCAAAATTTACCTGGACGAATGGATCGTTATGGCAGAGGTTGGATCGGGCCTTGACCAACGGCAGGTGGATGGAAGCGTATCCGGTGTCTAGGGTTTCCCACCTAGCTAGGGGATGCTCAGATCACGCCCCGTTACTTGTGAAATGTACCCCACGAATGGGAGCTTCCTCCCTTGCTTCCTTCAGATTTCTGAATGTTTGGGCCCGTCACCCTGGCTTTCTTGCAGTGGTTAGTGAAACATGGGGGACGGAAGTTTCGGGGGTGGGTATGACTCGGTTCTTCAACAAACTGACACAAGTGAGGAATAGACTGCGACAGTGGAGCCGAGAGACGTTTGGTGACATTGCTTCCAGAGTTAAGGAGGCGGAGGGCGTTTACAGACAATGGGAGGAGGAATATGATAGGAATCGGGACGACACCTCCAGGACCTTACTCAATGAGGCTAGAGCGGTATACACTAGGGAGCTGGGAATCGAGTGTGAATTTTGGAGGCAAAAATCGGCAATTAAGTGGCTTCGCGAAGGTGATGCTAACACCTCCTTCTTTCACTCGGTGGTCCGTCAGCGAAGGAACTCCAACTTTATCGCTAGGATTAAGGACGCGAAGGGTCGTTGGTGTGACACGGGGCAACATATTAAGGATTCGGCAACGGACTTCTTTGCCAGACTGTTTACGTCAGATTCGGCCTTCAGGGGAAGTTTTCCAGCGCTTCCTTTTGAGGTGCCTCAGGTGGACAGTGCTTGCAATGATAATTTGAAGGCAGCACTGACAGTGGAGGAAGTCCGAGAGGCAGTTTTCGCGATGGAGGTGAACAGTGCCCCGGGCCCGGATGGCTTTGGAGTGGGCTTCTACCAGATCTGCTGGAAGATTGTACAGGATGATCTTGTGGAGGCGGTTCAGGATTTTTTTAAAGGGGTCGGCCAGCCAAGAG TGCTGGTCAACGGCGAGCCAGCGGGGCACTTCAAGTCCTCGCGGGGGGTCCGTCAAGGGGACCCTTTGTCGCCTGCCCTATTCTTATTTGTGGCCGAATTTCTAGGTCGAGGGATCCACGACTTATTCCTGGCAAAGGAGAGTAGGTTCTTTGCATCGGCGGGATCGCGTGTCCCGTACTTAGCGTTCGTGGATGATATCCTAGTCTTCACGCGTTGTTCGGCGGAGGCTTTGGCGGCAATTAAGCAATTCTTGTGGCAGTACCAAACGTGGTCGGGGCAGAAAGTAAATGTTGAGAAGAGTTCTTTCACCCCGGCCTCTGGGATGGCTATGGAGCAGATACAGTTGGTGCAGTCCATCCTCGGCTTCCGTCAGCTCGGATTGCCTTTCAGATATCTGGGGGTTTCGTTGGTGAAGGGCAGACTTAGCTGCGTGACCTTTGATGGGTTACTAGCGAAAGTGAGACAGCGGCTTTTCCATTGGAGCTCCAAGTTGCTATCCAGGGGGGGCAAGATAATTCTTATTCGCCACGTGCTGAGCTCGATTCCGCTGCATTTGCTCCAAGTGGTGCAGCCGCCTAAGGCGGTCACTATCGCTCTGCGACGAATCTGCAACACTTTCCTCTGGGACCACTCCACGACGGAGCAGAGGGTTCACTGGGCAGCCTGGGAAAAAGTTTGCTTCCCGGTAGGAGAAGGGGGTTTGGGGTTTCGGTCATTTGAAGATATGATTAAGGCTTTCTCTTGCAAGCTGTGGTGGAAGCTGCGGAAGAAGGACTCGGCATGGGCGGAATTCATGCACTACAAATATATCAGAGGCAGGCACCCGGCATTGGTTGATGTCGATCGCCCCCCCTTTCCTGGCGGCGCCTGGCAAAAATCCGGGAGTATGCAGAGGGGAGGATTCTTTGGTGTTTGGGAGAGGGCTTGGTGTATTTTTGGCAGGATCGATG CAGCAACAAATTTTCCCACATTTGAAGGACCAAATGGTCTGGGAGGGGTCTGCCTCTGGGGACTTCACGGTCTCAGCGGCGGTGGAGGGCCTGCGCCAGAAAGGGAATTCCTCTATGGTGAGTAG